The Polyangium mundeleinium genome contains the following window.
ACGGCGATACCGCCGATCCCGAGGCCCGCGATGATCCCCGTCACCTGGAGCCCGAGCTGCCCGAGCACCACGATGAACCCGAAGACCACGAGCAGGACCTTCGCGGCTTTCGTCGAGATCGCCACGAGCGAGAGCGCGCCGCCGCGATCCTTCGTGTCGCCCGCTTTCGCGATCCGCGCCCCCACGCGGTGGGCGAGCACGTCGAGCAGGCCGAAGAGGCCCCACAGCAGGCTCGCGACGAGCAGCGCGTCGACGCCGCGGCCCGCCACGTCGCTCGCCGCGCGGCGCAGCGCGATCGCCGGCTCCACGGACCAGAACGCCGTCGTCCCGAGGAAGAGCGTCGCGGGTCCGCGGAGCGCGACGAGCAGCTCGTCGTCCCACTTCGTCGCCGTGCGCCGCGCGATCGGCGACATGAGACGCACGAAAAGCGCGGACAGGAGGGCGCCGATGAGCATCGAGAGCACGAGCGCGAGCGGCAGCGCGACCCACTGCCACATCGCCACGCCGTACACCGACTTCGTGTAAGTCCAGGTGGGGAGGTTGCGGATCACCCATCCCGGCGTCACGCCGGGCTGCGCGGCGAACAGGGCGATCGGGGGTTGGTCCAGCATGGCGCGCACTGTAGCGAAGGATGCGGCGCGTGGTAGCCTCGTCTCCATGATCGCAATCGGGCCCGTCTCCGCCCGGACTGACGACGGCTGGCACCTGCGCGGCGAAATCCTCGCCGAAGGCACGCGGCCCGCAGTGGCGCTGCTCCTGCACGCGATGATGGCGAGCCGCAGGAGCATGGACAAACCACGCGGCGCGGGCCTCGCCGCGACCCTCGCCGCGGCCGGGCTCGCGGTCGTCTCCATGGATCTCCGCGGCCACGGCGAGAGCGGCCCCTCCGCGCGAGAAGGCGCGCGGTACACGTACGACGATTGCGTGCTCTTCGACGTCCCCGCGCTCGTCGGCCTCACCCGCTCCCTGTTCCCAGACAAACGCGTGATCATCATCGGCCACAGCCTCGGCGCGCACGCGGCGCTCGTGTCGGCCGGCGTTTTTCCGGACAAGGCCCCCGACGCGATCGCCTCGATCGCCGGGAACTTCTGGTTCCCTTCGGACGAACCGAGCGCCGCGCGGCGCGCCGCGAAGGCGGCCACGCTCCGGACCTGGCTCGCCGCGGCGGAGGCCGTCGGCTATTTTGACCCCAAACCATTGCGCATCGGCTCGGACGCCGTCGCCCTGCCGTACATCCGCCAGTTCTGGAAGGTGTGGTCCTCCGATCGCTACAGCAGCATGGACGATCGGTACGATTATGCGGAGGCGCTCACCCGCGTCGCCTGCCCGGTCCTCGCCGTGGCGAGCGAGGGCGACAAACTCCTCGCGCACCCCGCATCCGTCACGCGTTTCTTCTCCCGCATCGGCAGCACGGAGAAGAGGCTGCGCATCGTGACGCACGCCGAGCACGAAGGCCGGGCGCCGGATCACATGGGGCTCGTGACCGACGCGCGCTCGCTCCCCGTCTGGCGAGACATCGCGGAATGGGCAGCGTCACTCGCCTGACGCGCCTTCAATCGATCTGCAAATGCCAGTGCGGCGGCGCCGACTCTTCGAGCAGCGTCACGCCTTTCGCCTCGTTCACGGCCGCGACGAACGCCTTCTTGTCGGACGACGACATGTCGCGGTTTCGCACGTCCACGGCCC
Protein-coding sequences here:
- a CDS encoding alpha/beta fold hydrolase; translation: MIAIGPVSARTDDGWHLRGEILAEGTRPAVALLLHAMMASRRSMDKPRGAGLAATLAAAGLAVVSMDLRGHGESGPSAREGARYTYDDCVLFDVPALVGLTRSLFPDKRVIIIGHSLGAHAALVSAGVFPDKAPDAIASIAGNFWFPSDEPSAARRAAKAATLRTWLAAAEAVGYFDPKPLRIGSDAVALPYIRQFWKVWSSDRYSSMDDRYDYAEALTRVACPVLAVASEGDKLLAHPASVTRFFSRIGSTEKRLRIVTHAEHEGRAPDHMGLVTDARSLPVWRDIAEWAASLA
- a CDS encoding mechanosensitive ion channel family protein — its product is MLDQPPIALFAAQPGVTPGWVIRNLPTWTYTKSVYGVAMWQWVALPLALVLSMLIGALLSALFVRLMSPIARRTATKWDDELLVALRGPATLFLGTTAFWSVEPAIALRRAASDVAGRGVDALLVASLLWGLFGLLDVLAHRVGARIAKAGDTKDRGGALSLVAISTKAAKVLLVVFGFIVVLGQLGLQVTGIIAGLGIGGIAVALASQKTLENLFGSFTIGVDRPLHIGDYVKVDDLVGTVEQIGLRSTRIRTLDRTLVTMPNGRLSDMRIENYSARDRLRLHAKLNLVYSTRPAAVRRIVEEMRGYLAERPGIYPDAINVNLIGFGESSLTIEVMVWLDSCEWTEFLTWREEILLGLMEIVEKNGSALAFPTQTVHVASYPSPPQPGPAERRPER